The window GCAGAAGCCCCTCCCGGACGGGGCAGCGCAGTACTACGTGGCAGGTAtgggcactgggggggactggggggcactgggggggactgggggcactggggggagCTTCACTGCCTGAAGAAACAGAGTTCCACCCATCACACACAAACCCCCTGCTCAGAGGATCTCTTCCATGGGGTGTTGTGTGGAATTGCAGGTTATTTCACCAGGGTGGTGAGCTGGCCGTGTGTTTTTGTCACTCCTGCTGGAAAGTGAAGGGTTGGATATAACCTGAGCTCTGTAGCCTTTCCTGGAGCTGGTCCCAGCAAAGCTGCTGTTCAGAATCCTGTTGGCACAGAAGTGACTTGTCCTCATCCTGCAGATGAAGAGTCAGTGACGCAGTATCTGAGCAATCTAGATGACATTTTTCTCCAGAGCTCGTTATTTACTATCTTTTACCCCAAAATGTTcgggttttttgtgggtttttttaatatctcaGACCAGCATGTTCAGCAGACCAGTTCTGACAGTCCTGCTCCTGATGAATCCCACTAGAGGATTCCTCAGGTCCCCTGAATTGGTCATGCAACACATCTGCTGTCTGAAGAACAGGACTTCTGTGTGAGCTGAATATTTAGGAGCTTTGGTTTTCTTGCACTGAGGGCTTTATTAAGGAAACCTAATTAGGGGGTTGAGGATGGAGGTATTTGCAGATGGCTGCAAATCACAAAAGCCAAATCCTAGTGAATCCCTAAAACTGAGATTCTGGCTTCTGCAGGCTCATTGGTAACAAGGCAGTTATAATTCTTCTCTTCATGTGAAGGTGGCTGTGCAGAATTGGAGTCAtggaaccacagaatggtttgggttggaagggaccttaaaacaCACCTTGTTccgtgccatgggcagggacaccttccactggaccaggctgctccaagccccttccaggcaggccttggacacttccagagatggggcaccAATACCCAGAAGGTGTGAacaggcttggagcagcctggtccaggGGGCAGCTGGGGTAGGACAAAGACAAGTGTTAAGAGTTAAACCAATAATTATGGACCTGTCCTCTCCACAGGGCACCTCCCGGTGAAGCTTCCAGACTACAACAACCGGCTGAGGGTCCTGGTGGCCACGTACGTCACCTTCAGCCCCGACGGCACCGAGCTCCTGGTCAACATGGGAGGGGAGCAGGTGAGGAGGCAGAAAAGCTTCACTGTGGGTCACTGGACATTGTTGTGTGCTATTGAAAATAGGTACAGCAGCTTCTCTGTGGGTAATGTGATTGATTTTAAACTGCTTTCTGATTAATTCAGGCTAAATATTTGGGATTAGGGATATAGTTGTTACGTTGTCACTGATCAAAGTTAAACCACGTTCTGTTGTGGTTTTCCAATTCACATTTCACTCTctggaagaggagaaagaaaataaacaaagccAGTTCTGGAACTGACCTTTGTTGACCTGGAAAGGATTTCATAACTCATTCTTGGAACATCAAACTGCTTCTGTAATAGAATGTAGTGAATAAGGAACTTGGAGAAGCAAAGGCCTTCACCTGGAATATTGATTGCTTTAATTTTAAGCTCTGGGTGATATTCATGGATCTTTTGTAAAGCCTATCAATGGAATGAGAAAATCCTCCTGACAGCATTAATCAGTGTGGATTAAACAGGACCTTTGCTTGTGGGCAGGTTGCACTGTGCTTGTCCTCTACAGCTCTTTCTCACATGTGCACTCACTCCCTTGAGGAGAAGGGAACCGTGGGCTGTCCATTCCTGTCCCAGTACAGCTGTGAACTGGGATTTCACAGAGCTGCCTTGGGAGTTTCAGTTCCCCTGGGAAATACTGGTTTCATCTCAGAGAGACTTTTTCTCAGTGTCTCACCTCTTTTCTGTCAATAGGTGTTTGGTTTCTTCATTATCATTGTGTTAATTGAAGTATCTTAGTTGTTTTATTGAAATATGAAGCTTTCTGAGCAGGCTGGCCAATGGTCAGGTCAGCTTTTAAGTTCTGCAGGTATGGAGTAAGCCCAGGTTCCTGTTTCTCAGTGTTATTCTCTCTGAACTGGGCTGACTGGGGCACACCCCAATTACTGCTGCCATCCCTTGTGTATCTGTAAAAAAGATAACCAGTGAGAAAATTGGAAATAGGAAACACAAACATGGAACTGTGTACCTACTGAGCCCTCTTTTATTTCTGACTTGAGCATCTCTGTTTTGCAGACTTGTCTCatgctcttttttcctttcctcaggTCTATTTGTTTGATCTGACATACAAACAGCGACCATACACTTTTCTCCTCCCAAAGAAGTGCCACACTTCAGGGGGTAAGTGTGATGCTGTCACAAAGGGAGTGAGCAGCAGGGTGGAGTTCTGTACTGCACAACTCATTTTCAGGGTGCAGGAGGAGAATGAAGCAGGGTGTGGGTTGTATCAGTTGCTGGGCTGTATCTGCAGTGTGGTTCATGCCCTGAGTTCCAGAATCCCTCTGCAGTGGGACAAAACACGAGGGCAGAGTGACCTGTGGAGAGAGGGGGGTGTGTGAGTTGAGAGTGCCTAAAGCTGTGCTCGGGGACTGAGCAGTGGTTGAGGTCCTGGTGTCCTCCCagaccattccaggattccatgacAGCCCAGCCATGGCCTGAAATCAGTCAAAGGTAATTCCCTTCAAGCTGCCCTCGCTCTGTGTGAGCACTCAGACCTGTGTGTGTCTGGTTTTCTGATCTAGAATTGCATTGCAAAGGACACTGCAGAGATTGGTAAATGTAAGAGGACAAATCAAATCCGGGTGGCTGAAGGTAGAATCATGGAAGTTTTGTTTCTGCTCTGAACGGGGCTGTCGTGTTGGGTTGGCCCTGCTGTAAAATAAACCCTGAGTCTGTGGAATCTACACTGATACTTAGCATGGTTGTATCTTTTTCTAACCTTCAGAAGTGCAGAATGGGAAAACCTCTACCAATGGAGTGTCCAACGGGATCCATCTCCACAGCAACGGCTTCCGCTTGGCCGAGGGAAGGGCACACGTGAGGTGAGGGCACAGCTGCCCCTCCAGGGGGTTCTGTGGCTTTGTCCTTGTCCTCTGCCTCTCAACAGGGTGAGGTACTGCCAAAAAGGCAAATCCCCTTGCCCTGTTCCTGGATTGCCTGTGGTGGCCTCTGTCCTTGGGGCTGTGTTGGCCTCTGGTGCCTGGGCTGTGAACAGAAGTCAGACCAGGCAAGAGCATCCTGGGAGAAATTGTCTGTGAGGATTTTTCCTCTTATGATGAATTAAGGTGGACAAAACTAAGAAATGGTTTTTCAGGCCTGGAAGCAAAGTGTCCTGAGTGGTGGTTGCTTCCTGGCCTGCAGGAACTGTGTGTTGATAGTGGCAGAGGCTGGCACGTGAAGGAACCTTGCTTCCCTTTGCCATTTTTTGGGCACTTGCCTGCTGCAAACTGAACTGAAGCTGCCAGAATTGTACTGTGACAGCACTGGAACACTACTGCCATTGCTGGCATGGGAGCTAGGACTGGATGGAGCCTCTTCCATTgctgatttctttctttaagaCCAAAATGCAGTTGGGGcgaaggagcagcagcacatcttGGTGGctgtttttcttccagctgaTGAGACTTGGTTCAAAGTCAAGACACTTATTTAACACCATATATGGGTAGTCTGGGTTCCTCCAAAGTCTCTTTGTGGACTGTTTCAGCTCCTCTCCTCTAGATGGCCCCTCCACCGCGGCAGCAGGAACggggctggaattttgggttGCGGAGCATGGGCCTGGTGAGCTCAGATGCTTCTGCATGTGCATTGTTGTGCATTGCTAAAAGAGGATTGGAAACGTTGCTTATGCAGTCGAAACAAAGACGTATTGGTGAAGTCTGATGCTTAAAATACCCACTGCTCAATTTGGAGTGTGTCTCTGTAGATGaataaaaaatgggaacagTCGAATGATGGTCACACTGATGTGGAGAGACTGCCagggggtggtgaggccctggcacagggtgcccagagaagctgtggctgctctggaagtgtccacagggcttggagcaacctgggctagtgcaaggtgtccctgcccatggcagggggaggaatgagatgggctttaaagtctcttccaacccaggctATTCTGAGGTTCTGTGGTCAAAACCAAACTTTCCTCTTGAACTCTGGTTCTTCAGGTCCAGAGTCCCTTCTGCCTTTTCCTGAACCTTTTTTTAGGAAGTCTAGCAATCTTCAGCTAAGCTGGAGCTGAGCACTGTGGGCTCTGACCTGGAGTGAAGGATGTACAACTTAACCTGTGCTGCTCCCttcttcccctgcagcccccaggtgGAGTTGCCCCCGTACCTGGAGAGGATCAAGCAACAAGCCAATGAGGCCTTTGCCTGCCAGCTGTGGACCCAGGCCATCCAGCTGTACAGCAAAGCTGTGCAGAAGGCCCCCAACAATGCCATGCTCTATGggaacagagctgctgcctaCATGAAGCGCAAGTGGTAAGGGGCAGTGTCACTGCAGGTGGCTCCCAGGGGCACCTTGGTGAAGGGCCTGGTGTCCCTCTGTCAGGTGGGGTTGGGGTTATCAGATTGAAACATAATTGGGTACCTCTGGCACAACGGTGCCAGCAGTTCGTGCTGGACAAGTTCTAGGGAGGCACAGCAGGTAAGCAGCCTGTTGTTTCACCTGCTGATGTGCTGTGTGAAATCCTGATCCTTTCCTGTtcaaaaagaaaccccaaatccacctctGGTTCACAGTATTCTGGGTGTCTCCAAGGGTGTCTGTGTTTATTTGGGTGGTTCTGATTTGCATTAAAGAAGGGCTCTTAGACCTGCTGTCAACACATGACGTAATGGTGACTGTGCTTTATAACAGCTCATGACAGAAGGTTGTTTCAGGGCTGGCTTTGGTTGCTGCTGTTTTCAAGTACCTCACACTGCAGACACTCAGACCTGGTGGTTCCTGTGCTACCCCAGTTAACCCACACTCCTTTGACTGGAAACAAACCTCAGGGAGGGATCTGGGGAGGTGTCAGATCCTTGCAGTCTGGAGGAGATTCTGCCCTGCTGGTTGCAAAACACCCTGTCAGCCTCTGCAGTAGGTAATGTGTGCTCTGACCACTGGCCAGAGCTGCATCCGCAAGATACAGCTGAGTTATTTTAGTGCCTGTCCCCTTGAGCAGAGTAAGACTGAGTACCATGACTTGCCATTAACATATTTAAAATAGCTGTGGTCCTTCATCTCCATTTGCTTTGTGAGGatatccttctcctctccctgctgaaATCCCCAGTATGAATTCTCCTCTCTTCTTGCCAAGATAAAGAGCAGCCAGCAGTTGTTGTGACTGTTGGTAACTGGCCTACTGGCTGTTTTGCAATAGCAGAGATTTGGGAGCTGCCTCAAAAAGACCTCAGTGTTCCAAAGGAGGAGAACAATAGGTTGGGATTAAGGGATGGAACACAGAAGCTGAGTGCTGATCTCATGAATGACATTTTTCTTATAGGAATCGTTTTTCCCGAAGGGTGTTGGCACATCTGAACCTTTCAGTGTGTCAGCTACTGCTTTGCCACAGTTTTGGGTAGCAGGAAGATGTGAAAAACATACACACAGTGGATTTCTGTGGCATGCAGGGGGTAGGATTTAAACAGCACTGAGGTGATACCTTCCAGGTGCAGAAAAGAGGCACTTTTCTGCTGGGAACAGTTTGTGGAGTGTGGAGAAGGTGGCTGGGATGTCActgagcaggaggagaggcagaCAGTGACCCAGGCTGAACCACCACGTGTCTCTGAGGTGTTCTTGATGTCTGGAGCAGGACAGGCCACCCTCAGAACCCTGCAGGTCCTGCTTTGGCCTCATTCTCTGAATAACAGagagagcaagaaaaaaagaaggtcTGTAATTTCCTAACCTCCCCTTGTTCATCTCCCTTAAGATGCTGCTCATATTTTCCAGCACTTCCAATGCTGTCCTTTGAAATTTTGCTCCTAAAAGCCAACTGCATCCCCCTCTGGATTGCTTTCAGCAGTCCACGTTGGCAGTGCTGAGCTGATTTCTAGTTTTGCACAAGCTGAGTCAATCCTGTAACAAAGGGAGAAGTCAGAGCCTGCTTTACATCCCACCACGTCCATTTTCACACCAGCCTGTTGGGCTGCCAGCGCTGGTAGTTGAGCTTGAAGGATGTTTGAGGGTGGCAAAGCAGTTTAAAAGCCCAGTCAGGTGTGCAGATGTGAGACACCTGTCTGTCATCCTAACAGGTAACTTgcattccctccttccctggctAGAAGTGTCCTGAATTaaccctggcagtgctgcaggggcagccctggagagccgtgttcctgctgcagatctcgtgggcagggctgtgctggggaggggccCTGGTGGGTGCCTGgaccaggagggagctgcagggtgaATGGTTTGCCAAACACGCTCCTGCAAGGTTTGGAGCTCTCCTTAATAAGTCCAGACACTGGGACACCTCTTCCCTGTTCCACCTGCACGTGAGGAGGAGCTTCTGAGGGTGACagagcactgggacaggctgcccacggagggtgtggagtctcctttactggagatactcaaaaccAGTCCTGAGGAATGTGCTGTAGGGCGCCCTGTTTGTACAGGAAAGGTGTCCTGCATGACCTCCAGTGGTCCCTTCCTCCCTGACAGAGGTTGCACATGATCTAAAATTGTTGCTCTGCGAATTCATCACCTCCTTGGGAGTGTTTTGGACCTTAGTAGGTGCAGtacacagaatcctggaatggtttgggttggaaggggccttaaagcccatctcattccattCCCtaccatgagcagggacactttccactatcccaggttgctccaagcactgtccagcctggccttggacacttccagggatggggcagtcacAGTGGGGCATGTAGGTTACAGGTATGAaacattatcattattattattattattattaaccaTCCAGTGGAGCCTTGGCACTCTGTTTTGGCAGCCTGTGGTGTCTGAGCAGTTGGGGCTAGTGCTGGTAGCCCAGGTGTGTGCCCTGCCAGCCTGAGCTGAGCTTGGCACAGGGCTCAACAAATCCCTCCTGCTTccagagcacagccagagaCAGCCTCGCTCCCACAGCCCCGAGCTCAGGGAAACCAGGCCGTAACCAGGATCCAGAATCTGCTCACTTGTAAAGCTGCATGTTTTTTGCTGTGGAGGTGTGaagaggtgctgctggagccggTGTGTGCGggaggctgggagctgtgccgTGTGTCCACACAGGGGCACGATTGAGCCGTGACAGGGAGCCCGCCTGGCACGGgagggctctgctgcctggccagagggctgctgcagcctccatcTTCAAAGGACTTCCCGAaatgtgctgcagcagggagctctgctcTCTCGGATTTAAAATGGCAGGTCAGGGCTGGCGGGGCAGCCTGGTGTGGTCacatcccagagctgcctgtgggCGTCTGCAGAGCCCTtggggaggctgggctgggtcaGGTGGTGCCCCCGAGTCACAGCAAATGCTGTTAgtgagctcctggggtgtgGGATTGTGTAGAGAGCTGGAAACAACAAGCTCTGGAGTGAAATGAGGGCTGGGAAACGGCAGTGGAAAAtgtttgctgttgctgctggggctggctaATCCGCTGCTCTGTTTTCCTCAGGGATGGGGACCATTACGATGCTCTGAGGGACTGCTTGAAGGCCATTTCCCTAAATCCGTGCCACCTGAAGGCCCATTTCCGCCTCGCCCGCTGTCTCTTTGAACTCAAGTACGTGGCAGAAGCACTGGAGTGTCTGGATGACTTTAAAGGGAAGTTTCCAGAACAAGCACACAGCAGTGCCTGCGATGCACTAGACAGGGACATCAATGCTGCTCTCTTCTCCAAGAGTGATAACggtgagtgctgctgctcctgggcttcTCCAAGGTTACACTGAAATCTAATGAGCACACAAGGACTTTCCTCCTTAAACTATCCCTCTGAAGTAAAGCTCCAACTTCTGAGAGAGATTGATTGTTGCTGTGCACAAAAACTGGCCTGAGCCTGTTCTTGCCTTGTGCCCGGTCCTGGTTTGCTCTTGAGTGAGAGTGTGATAAAAGGAATCTGATGTAGCTGGGAGATAAtctggaaggaaggaagctcatgctcagagccctgctccctgctggaaTTGTCCTTAACCCTTCTCCAAGgctgctggggtctcctggggtGCGTTTTGTTTAGAACTCCCCCAGTGGTGCTGAGGGAAATGTGTTGTCCTTGCAGCTGAAGACAAGAAGGGGGGTGGCCCCATCCGGCTGCGAGCCACGGGCCGCAAGGACTCCATCTCTGAGGACGAGATGGTGCTGAGGGAGCGCAGCTACGACTACAAATTCCGCTACTGCGGCCACTGTAACACCACCACAGACATCAAAGAGGCCAATTTCTTTGGCAGGTACGCTGGCAGACGGTGGCAGGGGCACAGGACAggagtgagcagcagcaggatgatcTGTTCCGTGGAGCCTCACGTGTAGCCCCGTGTTTCTGTTCATAAAATGACACGGACACTGGTTTGGAGGGTTGGGACAAGCTGACAGGAACCCTTCTCCCGTGTTGCTGCAAGAGCAGCTGATGAGGAGCAGATGCACAGAGGAGCTGGTTGGGCTAGCGTTTCAGAAATCCATGTGGGATTGAAAACGGGGCTCCTGGGGACGCAGGGAACCAGCATGGGGAGCTTTGTCTGGATTACACATCCAGTGTGAGGGGTGTCAGCCAGCTGATGACAGAAGCCATGTGAAATTGTCAGCCTGCTGGAGCCTGGCTCTTGAGTGTTACCCCCAgtctctgctcctctgccctAGCAATGCCCAGTACATCGTCAGCGGCTCGGATGATGGCTCCTTCTTCATCTGGGAGAAGGAAACCACCAACCTGGTGCGTGTGCTGCAGGGAGACGAGTCCATTGTGAACTGTCTGCAGCCTCATCCCAGCTACTGCTTCCTGGCCACCAGCGGCATTGACCCGGTGGTGCGACTCTGGAACCCCAGGCCCGAGGTAAGAGCTGCAGTCAGAGGCTCCCTGGCTGTCAGGTGCTGTCTCCTGCTGGGATccccagtgcagcagcagcaggagcagcccctccTCAGCCCTGAGGGCTGTCCCTTGCTGTGTTGCAGAGTGAGACCCTCAACGGGCGCGTGGTCGTGGACATGGAAGGTGCTTCCCAAGCCAACCAGCGGCGGATGAACGCGGACCCGCTGGAGGTGATGTTGCTCAACATGGGCTACCGGATCACAGGACTGACCAGTGGTGGGGCTGGAGGCTCAGATGATGAAGACAGCTCAGAGGGGCAAGTCCAGTGCCGGCCCAGCTAAAACAGAACTGCCTCTCCTTCCTCTAAAAGATTGGCTGAAAGGGAACCGAGTTTCCTTGGTCCTGAACTTTCTCTGGTGAATGACTGCACTGTTTCGCACTATGCACAGGGTAGGACAAGCTGGCAGGGGCAGGAGTGGCCGTCTCTAAACcatcacctcctcctcctcctccatggcAGTGCAGTCCGGGGTTTGCCTTTAGTGGAATTTAGTCCCAACAGGGGTCTTTGAGTTGTCTGTGAGCAGTGTAACTGGTGATTAtttttccagagctgctgtATGATCTGGTACAGGGGCTGTTGCCTGCATTGCAGGGGGGGATGTTAAATTCCTGAATAAAACACAAACCTAGGGCAGGGGTTATGGAATGAATTTACTGCAGTGATTTTGAAAGCTTAACTGTGCTACCAGCCTGTCTAGAGGCCCCAGGTTTATGGCTGTTGGCCATGAAACACCTGTTTTGTCCCATAACATCTTTCTCCTGGCTTCCATCTCAGACACGTCAGCAGATGTAGCTGTGCTGTACTGGGGACTGGAGCTTGCCTGTCTTGTCCCCCTGTCTTAGCTGAGGGATCAGTGGAGGCACTGGGTGTGTGCAGCTCCAGGGGGCAGAACAAGCTTGGCTGGTTCTGATACTCCCTCCTGTGCTCCCTGAGTCCGTGGAGGGAGGTGACAACAATGGGCTCAGGTTGGATCAGAAGCCTAGGGCTTGTGTAGCTAAAGCTGCTGAGGAAAGGGGCGGGTGACAGCACCTCTCCATTGCCCAAGGTGTGTAGCTGtgtttgctttctcctctgcaCATCACCTGTGCAGGAGCTGAGGGCGTTGTCATTGTGTGAACAATGCAGCTACAGTCTGCAGCTGTCACAAGCAGCATTTCTGTACAGCCAGCTGCTCTGTCTTGGCCAAGGTGGGCCTTCCCTGCCTCTGTTGGTGTAACATCAGATGGATTCGTGGTCCTCTCAGGAaccctccttcctcttcccactGCCCACACCCTGACGGGCTGCAAAGCCAGGAGCACACCTGGAAACACAGCACTATACTTCCATTCCTTCCCCCTCCTGTAACACAcagccctgttttcccctcttgcAGTTGCCAAACACTAAATACCCCACAGATCTTACACAGCTGTGCTACAACCACCTCtgcaggttgtttttttctagGACTATCAACTAAGACCAAAGAGCCCCTGGAGATCTGAACCGCTCTGCGCTGTCTCGTGTCTCTTCCTGCCGAAGGTCTGAACATGTTAGCCTTGGTCCCAGGGGTGTGAGGTGTGTGTCTGggagtgtgtgtgcatgtgtgtgtgctgtTCTTCCATGTGGTGCAATCCCTGGTCTTCCTGTTGCTGCCGTGGAAAGATGAGAGgcctccctttcctcccctggCTGCCAGGCACTGCTGAGCGCAGCTGCGCGGGGCTGCCTGAGCCAGGGCTGCCTCTGCCTTCCAGAACAATCCTGGAGACGAGGAGGGAGAGAGGTCAGCTGGCAGCATCTCTCCAAGGACACTGTTCCCTGCACGGAGAGAGAGCTGAGCCCCGAGGGTGCCCCTCTGACAGAGACCTGcctgctctgtcccagggtgAGGCCCCAGCTCGCCCCGGTGCCGTGGGAGCCCCTCAAAGGGAGCAGCTCCCCgtgtgctctgcccagctctggtgGCAGGATCAGCCtcccctgtcctgctgaggCACAGCTCACCTGGGCCAGGTGTCCCTGAACTCCTGGGGcagctttgtttgtttgttttcacgCAGTACCTGTGACTGTTGAGTTCACCTGGCCGGGAGCGTAGCCAGGTGCACCCCGGGCATTTGCTGCTCTTCCAagcccagaggcagcagaaaatTCTCCTCACTTGGGTGGCTTTCTGACATGCTctgcccttttctttttttgcttaaGGCTTCCTACTAGACGCAtcctcttctttttattttttttcccctcttctcctcccactcaaacttttttttcagctttcagtAGACAACGTCTGCAGACTTTGATTTTTAAACTGAGAGACTGAGATGGAAAGCTCTGAAGAGAACAGACCTCTCCCTCCCCATTCACCTTTTGCTGTGGCAGctattttttgggtttttttaccctTGTGAGACAGTGCAGCTCTTTTACCTGCCAGTTGCAGTGTGAAAGCAACCAGATTTCCTGCCTCTGCAGTgggttgctttgtttttaatggctgctttggttaaaaaaaaaacgaaGATTAATAATAATAGGAgagaaggggagagaaa is drawn from Poecile atricapillus isolate bPoeAtr1 chromosome 24, bPoeAtr1.hap1, whole genome shotgun sequence and contains these coding sequences:
- the WDTC1 gene encoding WD and tetratricopeptide repeats protein 1 isoform X1, with the translated sequence MLGCTAALPTASLRLPHCKKMAKANITRDIIHRQIKERGALGFERHYHVTDPFIRRLGLEAELQGHSGCVNCLEWNEKGDLLASGSDDQHTIVWDPLHHKKLLSMHTGHTANIFSVKFLPHSGDRILITGAADSKVHVHDLTVKETVHMFGDHTNRVKRIATAPMWPNTFWSAAEDGLIRQYDLRENSKRSEVLIDLTEYCGQLVEAKCLTVNPQDNNYLAVGASGPFVRLYDIRMIHNHRKSMKQSPSAGVHTFCDRQKPLPDGAAQYYVAGHLPVKLPDYNNRLRVLVATYVTFSPDGTELLVNMGGEQVYLFDLTYKQRPYTFLLPKKCHTSGEVQNGKTSTNGVSNGIHLHSNGFRLAEGRAHVSPQVELPPYLERIKQQANEAFACQLWTQAIQLYSKAVQKAPNNAMLYGNRAAAYMKRKWDGDHYDALRDCLKAISLNPCHLKAHFRLARCLFELKYVAEALECLDDFKGKFPEQAHSSACDALDRDINAALFSKSDNAEDKKGGGPIRLRATGRKDSISEDEMVLRERSYDYKFRYCGHCNTTTDIKEANFFGSNAQYIVSGSDDGSFFIWEKETTNLVRVLQGDESIVNCLQPHPSYCFLATSGIDPVVRLWNPRPESETLNGRVVVDMEGASQANQRRMNADPLEVMLLNMGYRITGLTSGGAGGSDDEDSSEGQVQCRPS
- the WDTC1 gene encoding WD and tetratricopeptide repeats protein 1 isoform X2, producing MLGCTAALPTASLRLPHCKKMAKANITRDIIHRQIKERGALGFERHYHVTDPFIRRLGLEAELQGHSGCVNCLEWNEKGDLLASGSDDQHTIVWDPLHHKKLLSMHTGHTANIFSVKFLPHSGDRILITGAADSKVHVHDLTVKETVHMFGDHTNRVKRIATAPMWPNTFWSAAEDGLIRQYDLRENSKRSEVLIDLTEYCGQLVEAKCLTVNPQDNNYLAVGASGPFVRLYDIRMIHNHRKSMKQSPSAGVHTFCDRQKPLPDGAAQYYVAGHLPVKLPDYNNRLRVLVATYVTFSPDGTELLVNMGGEQVYLFDLTYKQRPYTFLLPKKCHTSGEVQNGKTSTNGVSNGIHLHSNGFRLAEGRAHVRDGDHYDALRDCLKAISLNPCHLKAHFRLARCLFELKYVAEALECLDDFKGKFPEQAHSSACDALDRDINAALFSKSDNAEDKKGGGPIRLRATGRKDSISEDEMVLRERSYDYKFRYCGHCNTTTDIKEANFFGSNAQYIVSGSDDGSFFIWEKETTNLVRVLQGDESIVNCLQPHPSYCFLATSGIDPVVRLWNPRPESETLNGRVVVDMEGASQANQRRMNADPLEVMLLNMGYRITGLTSGGAGGSDDEDSSEGQVQCRPS